The nucleotide sequence CAGGTTACAACCTGCATTCGACTGAATCTGTTGGGCCCCGATACTCGGAGCATAACTGCAGCGAGCGGCGCCTGTGCTCGGATCTTTATCGCCCCCTCCGGTATCGCTCGGGCAGATATAACTGGTAATGAGGTGGTCACAGACTCGCTTGCCGTTTACAAGTTCAAGAGTCAGGTTGGCCGATAAGAAATTAATTCCATTATATAGCGGTGCCTGATCGATGTAGGGAAGAATGCCGATCAGAACACAGAGATTGTTTCCACGATATCCATCAGTATAGCCCGCATCATACTTATTAATCGGGAGCATATTGAATGTGTCGTGATAGTTGTGCATGGCGAGACCCAGTTGCTTTAGATTGTTCTTGCACTGGGTTCGTCGAGCCGCCTCTCGCGCCTGCTGCACCGCGGGAAGAAGCAGGGCGATCAGCACTGCAATAATCGCAATCACGACTAAGAGTTCAATGAGGGTAAACGCCTTACGTAAGGATCGGAAAGACATACGCAGTCACCTCCAGAAAAAAAGTAAAACGGAGAGCATGACAGACGTTGGCCGTACGAAGAGAATTATCCGGCATCAGGTACTTGATGCAATTGGAATGAGTGCGCGTAACAGCGGCGAAAAATCAATAACCGTGATGGTGCAGATGAACAGTATTGCATTCCACCGAATGGGGACTCTCACACGAAGATTAATAGAATCTTAAATAGCAAAAGCCGGGTAGCAGCTTGCAAGAATCGATGGGCAGATAAACGGGCACGTGGCGTCATGACGGCGTTTAACGGTGGATGGTTTCATCGAAGCCTGGAAATATGACGGGGCTTGCTTTTTTGGACACGTCAGTGAGACGAAGAATCAAATGTCCGTCAGACCTGCGGCGGGGGCGGACGGTCGACAAGAGGATCTGTTACGCGGGCAGATCCTCTGCCATAAGCGGTTACCTGTCCTGCCTCCAATAAGTTGAATCCGATGCATGTTGGCGAGCCGATCTCGGGCCGGCCCGTCGGAACCAAGATCGTCGAGGCCCGTGTTGGGTGGCAAAACGAGTAGCGGAAGCATCGCGCAATTGGGGGCTCTGCTGACCGAGCTACTGCTCAGATCACGACGGTGAAACAAGAGTCAACGATCTCACCCTTTTGCGGACGCATGCAGGGTGAGATCAGATTGACAGTTGCCGATCCATATTCTGAAGAGGCGAGCCGAATCTCGTACACCTCAATAAATCGGTCGATTTTACTCTGTTTCCTTGTTTCGAGGGGGCTACATCTTTTTCGCTCTGCATGAGAAGGGCAACCTTGTTCGGCTGAGGGGGGAGAACTAGAATTGTCGATCTTGGTCTGGCGAAGGTTTGTGGCGGGTCATCTCTTTGAAAATGGACTCGCTGTCCGTTAGGACACGCTTCAGCCAGGCAATTCAGGCAAACATCTCAGGAGAAGTATTGTGACGGTGAAGGTCGCGATTAATGGATTTGGCCGTATCGGACGTTTGGTCTTCCGGGCGATGGTTGAACAAGGCCTTGTCGGCAAAGATCTACAGGTCGTCGCCGTGGGTGACATTGTCCCCGCTGATAACCTTGCCTACTTGTTGAAATATGACACGACGCAAGGTCGTTTTGCTGGTGAAGTCGGTTCGAAGAAGTCGAGCCCGGACAAAGCAGAAGACGACATTCTGATCGTCAACGGACACGACATCCACGTCGTCAGTGCCAAGTCCCCTGCAGAATTGCCATGGAAGCAGTTCGGCGTTGATATCGTGATCGAATCGACCGGTCTGTTCACCGAAGCAGAAAAGGCCAAAGGCCACATCACCGCCGGCGCCAAGAAGGTCATCATCTCGGCTCCTGCCAAGGGTGAAGACCTAACTGTTGTGATGGGCGTCAATTGTGACAAGTACGATCCGAAGTCGCATCACATCATTTCCAATGCGTCCTGTACGACGAACTGTCTTGCACCCGTTGTTCACGTTCTGCTGAAGGAAGGTTTTGGCATCGAGGAAGGTCTGATGACCACCGTCCATGCCTACACCGCTACGCAGAAGACGGTCGACGGACCCAGCAAGAAGGACTGGAAGGGTGGCCGTGCCGCCGCTCAGAACATCATCCCCAGCACCACCGGCGCTGCCAAAGCCGTGGCATTGGTCTGCCCCGAAGTCAAAGGCAAGCTGACCGGTATGGCGCTTCGCGTCCCCGTGCCAACGGTTTCGGTTGTTGACTTGACTGTAAAAACCGTTAAGGAAACAAGTTACGCAGAAATCTCTGCCGCCATGAAGAAGGCCAGCGAGACCTATCTGAAGGGTGTGCTCGAATACACCGAAGACGAAGTGGTCAGCAGCGACTTCATTCACAGCAAGTCGTCATCGGTCTTCGACAAAGGTAGCGGTATCGAGCTCAACAACCGCTTCTTCAAGCTGGTCAGCTGGTACGACAACGAGTGGGGTTACAGCAACCGCGTTGGCGATCTGGTGAAGCTGGTCATCTCGAAGGGTCTTTAGTCGATTGAGTCGGTCGCGATCTGGACAGCCCGTTCGCGGTCGGATTCAAGAAACTTGAGAAACAGTGTGCGCGTGCCGCACTTCAAGTCCGAAAGGTCCATCGAATACGGTTCCGGCACTGAATGAATATGGCATCCCGAATGGCTCAGAGCCATTCGGGATGTTTTCTTTCCCGTCTTCATGATTCACGCCCGTTTTGCCTTCTTTATCAGCGGAGAACTCGCTGATCGTGATGAGAATGCCTCCGCATGTGCGTCCGAGGCAGAGGATTTTTCATTGCAAACCCCGCACTTTCGTTTGGAGTTTGGGGCCTCTCTCGCCGTCTTGCTGATTTCCGAGCCCTGTGTGAGTCTGTAGGTCCGGTGGCCCGAATGGGGTGGTCCGCCGGGAGACGTTCACCACAGACCTCCGCTGCTGTTGGTCTTTGTCGATACTTTCCAACGCGTGGAGCATGCGATGGGGAGGGCGGGGAATGGGTATCAGGTGTCTCTCTTATCCGTGCGAACTCTGAGTGATTCGACGTACGGAGGCGATTCCGCCAGCGAGAGGAAAGGCGGAAAGCTCTCCTGCCAGAGCGGCGACGACATTCGTCTTGCGGCAAAACTCGCCGATGAAGTAAAACCCCGGCGCAAACGGGGCAAGATTTTCCGGCCTTACTGTTTACACATGCAGTCACCTCTCTGACCTGGACGATTCGAACAGCGTCTTAAACTCATCCGCCGACGGAACCTTTCTGACGAATGGACTATCACCTTAAACCACTGGGTAAAAACTGTGCTGCGACGGGTAAACCGCTCGTCCCCGGCTCGGTGTGCCACTCGGTATTGGTTGAACGTGAGAATGGACTCGTTCGTCTGGACTTTTCCGACGAGGGGTGGACTGGTCCACCAGCGGGGCACTTTGGCTGCTGGACCGTCGAAGTCCCCGCGGCAATCGATCCCAAACTGACCAGGATCGACCCCGAAGTCGCGATGCGGTACTTCGAGCAACTGAGTGAAGAGGCAAGTCCGGTTCACGAGCGAACCCGTTATGGGCTGGCGCTCGTGCTGCTGCAGCAGCGGAAACTGAGGTTGGAGAATGTTCGTTATGAAGACGACCGCGAGTTCCTGGAACTGAGTGGTGTTCATGGCGAAGGGACGTTTGAGGTCTTCAACTACCATCTTGGTGATGCGGAATCGCAGCAGCTGATTTCAGAACTGAAAACCCAACTTTCAGCGGAGTGGCAGGGATGACCCGATTTACAACCCTGTCACTACCCCTCCGCAGTCCGCAAAACGTCGGCTCGGGTGTGGCGATTGCATGCGCCGTGAGACGACATTCAGAACAAGCAGGTCGCCCACGAGCACTTGCTCTCCGACTGATGTCGCTGTCTTTGCTGTTGTTCGTCGCTGGTTCGCTTTCGGGCTGCGTCTCAGGCCGTGGAATTATCTGGAAGCGGGCGCGTGACCCGATGGCCGGGGCACCTTGTCTGAAGAACGTCAGCAACCCTTCCATCGAAGAAGTGGTCGCACACCTGAATCAGAACACGGATCGCATCCATAGTTGGCAGGCGAAGAAGGTGAAAATCCGTGTCGACAAGTATTCGTTCAATGGAATGCTGGCCGTCGAAAAAGACCGGAAATTCCGCCTTCAGGTGATGTCGATGCGAGGAAAGGAGGTCGATCTTGGTTCCAACAGCGATCGCTTCTGGGTCTGGGCTCGCGAGATGGATCCAGGATTTGTGACCTGTCGGCACGAAAACATGGACGCCGCTCGCCATCAGATTGGTATTCCTTTCGAACCTGACTGGTTGCTGCAAACGTTGGGCGTTGCGCCGCTGCCGACGACCGGAGTCACTATTGAAACTGACCCGGAATACGAGCAAGCCCGGCTGATCGAGCAGATCGTCACTGCCCACGGGCTGCCACTGCGACGTGTGGTGCTGGTCGATCTCAAGAAGGGGATCGTGATCGAGCATAGTCTCTACAGCAATGACGCCACGCGCCTCGCCCAGGCCAAACTCGATGATCATCGACTCGACCCCGCCTCTGGGGCCGTACTCGCCCACCAGATTCGGTTGGACTGGCCGCAGACGAAGATGACTTTGACGATGGATCTGGGAGAAGTACAAATTAATCCCACCTCCATTCCGGTGGATTGCTGGGACTTACCCGAGTTCCCGCATACTCAGGTGGTGCACCTGGATGCCAAAATGCAGCGTCCATCCATCGCGGGGGAGCAGAGCAGTCCGTCTACAGATCGCCTTGTCCCCGTAGAAACGTTCCGTTCTCATGAGTCACATAATTTTCTTCGCGGAGACGATTACCTGAACGAAGAAGATGTCGAAGTGGTCGACGATGACGTGACTGACGATTCCTTTCAGACGATGGAAGCCGATTCAGAAGAAGAAGAAAAAGAGGAGCGGTTCCGAGAATTTCGTGATATCGCGCGGGAATCGGACGCGTCGCCCTATTGACCCCGTCTATGCCGGATAACCGCGGCGGGCACTTCTTCAGACGATTTAGAGGCTCAGACGGTACCACTTCACCAATCGAAACCTGCTTGATTTTGACTGCACGCCTGAACAAAAACATCGCCCACAGGAGCGGTTTCAGGTCCCTCATCCTGTGGACGATGCACGTCAGAGAGGCGGCAGCATCGATCAAGCGTCTTCATTCGTCGCAGGTCTAACGCAAAACGGGACGAGCTGCCCGGTTATCGCGGAAATAAACCTCGGCGGGAAAATCGTACGGTGTACCTGTCAGCTCATTCCACCCGTCGAGTTGTGCCGGCTCGAGGACCGACCGCAGACCCTCGTTGAACTCGGCACGGCCCTGATTGTATCGCTTGAGCACCTGGTCAGGATTGGTTGAGTAGTCGCGACGCCACGTCGTCATACGGCTATCCCAGTCTTGCTCCAGCTTCCGCAAACGTTCCAGTTGGGTATCGTTCAGCCGGATACGGGATCGGACATCCTCATCATTGAACGCGCTGATTCCGCGATGCTGCCAGTAGAGCTGATTGTATCTTCGCCGCAGGGCAGGGTCTGAGATGGCCGTCGATGTAGATTGATGAACTCGTCGATTAAAGTCCGCCCGAAGCTCGTCTCGAATCTTTGCGCGTTCAATGTCTGTGGCAGCAGGATCGATCTTACTCATTCCCTGCTGGTATCGTTCGAGTGCCTTCTGGTAGTTGGCTTCCAGCTTCTCGTATCGGCGGTCGTCGAGGTCCAGTTCACGGCGGATTGCAGGATCGCTGAACCAGGGTTGATCGGGGACCGACCAGTCCGTGCTGGGTTCGACCACAGTACGCGTATTGAGCGGCTGATCCGTTGGCTCGACCTGTCCAGTACAGATCTGTGCCAACTTCAATGACCATAATCCAACCATTAATCCGTATCGGAGTACTCGTAAGCTCATGGCATCCTCGCATCTGCTAGTAATCGGGAACTTAAGATGTGCCATACTAAGAATGATGGCACCTGATTAGTGGGGCGAGGTGCAAAGAATGTGCCCCCTAACATAGCTGAAGGTTGTCGCTCAGGATCTCCGGGAAGTGATCGGGAGCATTGAGTGACGTGGGGGCTCGCCATTGAGGAGATGCGAGGCTTGCACTCGGCGGCGTGGCCTGTTGGATCTGTAAGCCCGAGGAACTCCCGCAAAACGGGGCATGGAATATGCGACACGCTTTGCCTGACGACGCATGGTTTCGCTCAATCGACGCGTGCGGATACGGCGAGGGAGCGAGTCCAGTCAGACCGAATTACATTTGAAGTGTTGATCAAACCACGGGATGCAAGCCGAATGGTGCGCCGTTCCGGCCGCTACAAGAGGAGCAAGAATTATGAGCGCACCGAACGATGAGCGAATCATTACAGCAATCGAAGCGGGATCCCTTGAGGTGCACGCACTTCCGAAACTGGTACCCGATACCTCTGCCGAAACGGAGGTATTTCAAATCGTTCTCACCCTCTCCGGTGATGAGATTGCTCGATTGGGAGTCTGGAAGACATCCTCGGGCGGTGTGTTTGGTGACGGGGCTCCGCGCGTCAACGTGATGAACAAAACGATTCATGTCCTCGCAGGAGATCGAATGCAGGGGAGTTTTGATATCGAGTGTGAACTCCCAACGCAGGCGGAAGAAATCGCCGAAGCTCTGCAGGAACAGCTGACGAACGCCTACGACGAAGTCGAAGTAGAGATCGTAAATTCGTAGGTATGGTGCACTTCCCAATCAATCGTCCCTCACAATGGCATAGCCTTTCGACTCTCATTTGATGTTCTTTGCAATCCAATCTTCCTGGCCCGTTTCATTCGGCGAAGTTGGTCGCTACGGCTTGGCTCCCGCTTCGAACCGCGGAGCGGGAATTACCCATGGATCACTCTTGGGGTCCCAAGGTCGAGACCAGTAGTCCGAGAACGTCAGTGAAAACATGATCAGCAGCCAGAAGAACGCGATCGTGATCACCAATTTCACGAGCGGCGTCTCTTGCTTAATGTGCATAAACACTGCACCAATCAAGACGGCTTTGAGCGAGGCGATGGCCAGTGTGATGGCGATGTTCCATGGTCCTGCATCGTACCGAGCGGCGAGCACGGTTGCCGCCAGCAGGACCAGCAGCATTCCATAGACGCGGAAGTACGTCCCCACCACGGTCCGCGTGTGCGATATCATGGGTGAGCTCCGATCAGGTAGAGCAGCGGAAACAAGAAGACCCAGATCACGTCGACGAAGTGCCAGTACAGGCCGATCATTCGAACGGGCGTCGCGAAATCTCCCAGCAGTCCGCCTCGCATCGCTTTGACGAGCAGTACCAGCATCAATCCGAGCCCGATCACCATGTGCAGCAGGTGGACGCCTGTCATCACGTAGTACAAATCGTAGAACAATTCGGCCCCTGGGCGCGTCGAGTCGACGTCCCAGCGGAAGGGAAGCCCCATTAATGGCATCAGCCCATGCTGATATTTTCCGTGGTATTCCCAACCTTTGATCGCAACGAAGAGGGTTCCCAATCCGATCGTCGCTGCAAGTAATTGCGTCAGCTTGCGCTGGTCACGGGATTGCGCGGCATGCACCGAAATCGCGACCGTCAGACTGCTGGTCAGCAGAACTGCCGTATTGACTGTGCCCCAGACGACGTCCAGATGGTGACTGGCAGCGGCGAAGGCCGCTTCATCGTTCAGCCGATAGAGAAAATAGGTCAGAAAAAGACCCGCGAAGAACATCAGCTCCGTCGCCAGAAACAACCACATTCCAAGGTCCGCGGCGGCTCGTTGCTGCTCAAGATCATCGAACTGATGCGCCAGAGGAGATTCGACATGGGTGTGGCTGTC is from Schlesneria sp. DSM 10557 and encodes:
- a CDS encoding cytochrome c oxidase subunit 3 family protein; its protein translation is MTIDSHTHVESPLAHQFDDLEQQRAAADLGMWLFLATELMFFAGLFLTYFLYRLNDEAAFAAASHHLDVVWGTVNTAVLLTSSLTVAISVHAAQSRDQRKLTQLLAATIGLGTLFVAIKGWEYHGKYQHGLMPLMGLPFRWDVDSTRPGAELFYDLYYVMTGVHLLHMVIGLGLMLVLLVKAMRGGLLGDFATPVRMIGLYWHFVDVIWVFLFPLLYLIGAHP
- a CDS encoding cytochrome C oxidase subunit IV family protein, producing the protein MISHTRTVVGTYFRVYGMLLVLLAATVLAARYDAGPWNIAITLAIASLKAVLIGAVFMHIKQETPLVKLVITIAFFWLLIMFSLTFSDYWSRPWDPKSDPWVIPAPRFEAGAKP
- the gap gene encoding type I glyceraldehyde-3-phosphate dehydrogenase, encoding MTVKVAINGFGRIGRLVFRAMVEQGLVGKDLQVVAVGDIVPADNLAYLLKYDTTQGRFAGEVGSKKSSPDKAEDDILIVNGHDIHVVSAKSPAELPWKQFGVDIVIESTGLFTEAEKAKGHITAGAKKVIISAPAKGEDLTVVMGVNCDKYDPKSHHIISNASCTTNCLAPVVHVLLKEGFGIEEGLMTTVHAYTATQKTVDGPSKKDWKGGRAAAQNIIPSTTGAAKAVALVCPEVKGKLTGMALRVPVPTVSVVDLTVKTVKETSYAEISAAMKKASETYLKGVLEYTEDEVVSSDFIHSKSSSVFDKGSGIELNNRFFKLVSWYDNEWGYSNRVGDLVKLVISKGL